From Nitrobacter sp. NHB1, a single genomic window includes:
- a CDS encoding DEAD/DEAH box helicase, protein MSFSHLGLSDKVLAAVAAAGYTTPTPIQDQAIPHVLARRDVLGIAQTGTGKTAAFVLPMLTMLEKGRARARMPRTLILEPTRELAAQVKESFDKYGVGQKLNVALLIGGVSFGDQDMKLTRGVDVLIATPGRLLDHTERGGLLLTGVELLVIDEADRMLDMGFIPDIERVCKLVPFTRQTLFFTATMPNEIRRVTDAFLHNPEKIEVSRPATTAATVTQSQVSCGREAHEKRELLRRLLRDAKDLKNAIIFCNRKRDVAIVYKSLQKHGFSVGALHGDMDQSARTASLDQFRKGELPLLVASDVAARGLDIPEVSHVLNFDVPHHPDDYVHRIGRTGRAGRAGTAITIVCPADFKSVAAIEKLTGQAIPKADLPGYDAHAHEADAAAGADAAPAGRPARSRHARDKGGEAHARGGKRETRKPRREPRRSGSDHQRHEAPAAAAAASMAAPQPPSIGRAPSPRHEAVSEPGDHSHLPAFLLRPIRARG, encoded by the coding sequence ATGTCTTTTTCCCATCTCGGTTTGTCCGACAAGGTGCTCGCCGCTGTTGCAGCGGCAGGTTATACTACTCCGACCCCCATTCAGGATCAGGCTATCCCCCACGTTCTGGCGCGCCGCGACGTTCTCGGCATCGCCCAGACCGGCACGGGCAAAACCGCTGCCTTCGTCCTGCCCATGCTCACGATGCTGGAGAAGGGCCGCGCCCGGGCGCGAATGCCCCGCACGCTGATCCTCGAACCGACACGCGAACTCGCAGCCCAGGTCAAGGAAAGTTTCGACAAATACGGCGTGGGCCAGAAACTCAACGTGGCGCTTCTGATCGGCGGCGTCTCGTTCGGCGACCAGGACATGAAGCTGACGCGCGGCGTCGATGTTCTGATCGCGACCCCGGGCCGCCTGCTCGACCACACCGAACGGGGCGGCCTGCTGCTCACCGGTGTGGAACTGCTGGTGATCGACGAAGCCGACCGTATGCTGGACATGGGATTTATTCCCGACATCGAACGCGTCTGCAAACTGGTGCCGTTCACGCGGCAAACCCTGTTTTTCACGGCGACGATGCCGAACGAAATCCGGCGCGTCACCGATGCCTTCCTGCACAATCCGGAAAAGATCGAGGTCTCGAGACCCGCAACCACCGCGGCGACGGTGACGCAATCGCAGGTCAGTTGCGGCCGCGAGGCGCACGAGAAGCGTGAGCTGCTGCGCCGCCTGCTGCGCGACGCCAAGGATCTCAAGAACGCAATCATCTTCTGCAACCGCAAGCGCGACGTCGCCATCGTCTATAAATCGCTCCAGAAGCACGGCTTCAGCGTCGGCGCCCTGCACGGCGATATGGACCAGTCGGCGCGAACCGCCTCGCTGGATCAATTCCGCAAGGGCGAGCTGCCGCTGCTGGTCGCCTCCGACGTAGCCGCGCGCGGCCTCGACATTCCCGAAGTCAGTCACGTCCTCAACTTCGACGTGCCACACCATCCCGACGACTATGTCCATCGCATCGGCCGCACCGGCCGCGCCGGCCGCGCCGGCACCGCGATCACGATCGTCTGTCCCGCCGATTTCAAATCGGTCGCAGCGATCGAGAAGCTGACCGGTCAGGCGATTCCAAAGGCCGACCTTCCCGGCTATGACGCTCACGCGCACGAAGCCGATGCAGCCGCCGGCGCCGATGCGGCACCCGCAGGCCGGCCGGCGCGATCCCGCCACGCACGCGACAAGGGCGGTGAGGCCCACGCACGCGGCGGCAAACGCGAGACCCGCAAACCGCGCCGCGAGCCACGGCGCTCCGGCAGCGACCACCAGAGGCACGAGGCTCCCGCTGCGGCGGCCGCCGCATCCATGGCCGCGCCGCAGCCGCCGTCGATCGGGCGCGCGCCCTCGCCACGCCACGAGGCTGTCTCCGAGCCGGGAGACCATTCTCACCTGCCGGCGTTTCTGCTTCGTCCGATTCGCGCCCGCGGCTGA
- a CDS encoding FAD-dependent oxidoreductase: MDAGRPREHRALSTRCCIVGGGPAGMMLGYLLGRAGVDAIVLEKHADFFRDFRGDTVHPSTLQVMDELGLIEDFLKVPHDKLQKLKGYFGKTLLQIADISRTGAKYPFIAFMPQWDFLNFLRDKGRRLPSLKVMMSTEAKGLILDGDKVIGVHATDAEGPIEIRADLTVACDGRHSVVRPSAGLEIEEIGAPMDVLWFRAGKTAETESILARIEAGQMMVTLDRGTYWQCAYVITKGEYDAVKAKGLESFRSDVVSLAPILKSGIADVKSWDDVKLLTVAVNRLKRWTRPGLLCIGDAAHAMSPVGGVGVNIAVQDAVAAANILAAKLARGAVSEDDLTEVQRRREFPMRMTQAMQVIVQNNIVRAALKPGGGQFKPPLFARVVNAVPWLQGLTARFIAIGVRPEHVHSPQAGD; encoded by the coding sequence ATGGACGCAGGCCGGCCGCGCGAACACCGCGCACTGTCCACGCGCTGCTGCATCGTCGGCGGCGGACCCGCCGGCATGATGCTCGGCTACCTGCTCGGGCGCGCCGGCGTCGATGCCATCGTGCTCGAAAAGCACGCCGATTTCTTTCGCGATTTCCGCGGCGACACCGTGCATCCCTCGACCTTGCAGGTGATGGACGAACTCGGCCTGATCGAAGACTTCCTGAAAGTCCCGCACGACAAATTGCAAAAGCTCAAAGGCTATTTCGGAAAGACGCTACTGCAGATAGCCGACATCAGCCGTACCGGCGCCAAATATCCGTTTATCGCCTTCATGCCGCAGTGGGATTTTCTGAATTTCCTGCGCGACAAGGGGCGTCGTTTGCCAAGCCTGAAGGTGATGATGAGCACCGAGGCAAAGGGGCTTATTCTTGATGGCGACAAGGTAATCGGCGTCCACGCAACGGACGCCGAAGGTCCGATCGAGATCCGGGCCGACCTGACCGTCGCGTGCGACGGCCGCCATTCCGTGGTGCGGCCGAGCGCGGGCCTCGAGATCGAGGAGATCGGCGCGCCGATGGACGTGCTATGGTTTCGCGCCGGAAAAACCGCCGAAACGGAGAGCATTCTCGCACGCATCGAGGCGGGACAGATGATGGTGACACTCGATCGCGGCACCTACTGGCAGTGTGCCTATGTCATCACCAAAGGAGAGTACGATGCGGTCAAGGCGAAAGGCCTTGAATCATTCCGCTCTGACGTCGTCTCGCTTGCGCCGATCCTGAAGTCGGGCATCGCGGATGTCAAAAGCTGGGACGACGTCAAGCTGCTCACCGTCGCCGTCAACCGTCTTAAACGATGGACGCGACCGGGATTGCTCTGCATCGGGGACGCCGCGCACGCGATGTCGCCGGTCGGCGGCGTCGGGGTCAACATCGCGGTGCAGGACGCCGTGGCGGCCGCCAATATTTTAGCGGCGAAGCTTGCGCGCGGTGCCGTGAGCGAGGACGACCTCACTGAGGTTCAGCGCCGTCGCGAATTTCCGATGCGGATGACGCAAGCCATGCAGGTGATCGTCCAGAATAATATTGTCCGTGCGGCACTGAAGCCCGGCGGCGGCCAGTTCAAGCCGCCGCTGTTTGCGCGCGTCGTCAACGCGGTGCCGTGGTTACAGGGCCTGACAGCGCGCTTCATCGCCATCGGCGTGCGGCCGGAGCATGTGCATTCGCCGCAAGCCGGGGACTAG
- a CDS encoding sigma-70 family RNA polymerase sigma factor, with amino-acid sequence MKPQQLASQDITKLIVRVSMKDRTAFDLLYRATSAKLFGVCLRVLSDKSDAEEALQEIFVKIWMKADRFVVSELSPISWLVAVARNHAIDRIRARGERTAGIDHAIDIADERPDPEAQAVTGGEHDRLVSCLGELEADRAAVVRGAYLNGDSYAELAERFAVPLNTMRTWLRRSLMKLKECLER; translated from the coding sequence ATGAAGCCGCAGCAGCTCGCATCGCAGGATATCACGAAACTCATTGTCCGCGTGTCCATGAAGGACCGGACGGCATTCGACCTACTATATCGTGCGACAAGCGCGAAACTTTTCGGCGTGTGCCTGCGTGTCTTGTCCGACAAGAGCGATGCCGAAGAGGCATTACAGGAAATATTCGTCAAGATATGGATGAAAGCCGACCGTTTTGTCGTTTCCGAGCTAAGCCCTATCTCTTGGCTGGTGGCTGTCGCGCGCAACCATGCGATCGACCGCATTCGTGCCCGCGGCGAACGGACGGCCGGGATCGACCACGCGATCGACATTGCTGACGAGCGGCCCGACCCTGAAGCGCAGGCCGTGACGGGCGGGGAGCACGACCGGCTCGTCTCCTGTCTCGGAGAACTTGAAGCCGATCGTGCGGCGGTGGTGCGCGGCGCTTATCTGAACGGCGACAGCTACGCCGAGCTTGCCGAGCGGTTCGCCGTGCCGCTCAATACGATGCGGACGTGGCTGCGTCGCAGCTTGATGAAGCTGAAGGAATGCCTGGAGCGATGA
- a CDS encoding anti-sigma factor — protein sequence MAASQLDEAEGMPGAMTPGEDRNPDDEGDDHFAAEYVLGVLPAQELQAAARRVTTDPSFARLVEAWEGRLSPLNAGYDEVRPPASLKTALDARLFNHGRPAMQKPGLLQSLVFWRGLAAAAIAAFFLAVAIPFFPPVTTTSDISLVASLAGDRTDVRYLAVYDARSSEIRLSHLAGNRSTGHDFELWIIKGSDHPVSLGVIPMGSNAHLAVAPARRELIGSGALFAISLEPRGGSPTGQPTGPVVASGDLHAM from the coding sequence GTGGCTGCGTCGCAGCTTGATGAAGCTGAAGGAATGCCTGGAGCGATGACACCGGGTGAAGACAGGAATCCAGACGACGAAGGCGACGACCATTTCGCCGCCGAGTATGTTTTGGGTGTTTTGCCGGCGCAGGAATTGCAGGCGGCGGCACGGCGCGTCACGACCGACCCGAGTTTCGCCCGATTGGTCGAAGCGTGGGAAGGACGCCTGTCGCCACTCAACGCAGGCTATGATGAGGTCCGGCCGCCCGCATCGCTGAAGACGGCGCTTGACGCGCGATTGTTCAACCATGGAAGGCCGGCGATGCAAAAGCCAGGTCTCCTGCAAAGCCTTGTCTTCTGGCGGGGCCTCGCGGCCGCCGCCATAGCCGCTTTTTTTCTCGCTGTAGCCATCCCGTTCTTCCCGCCGGTGACCACGACATCTGACATCAGTCTGGTTGCCTCTCTGGCTGGTGATAGAACTGACGTGCGCTATCTCGCAGTTTATGATGCGCGTTCCAGCGAAATCCGGCTTTCCCACTTGGCCGGTAATCGGTCGACTGGGCACGACTTCGAATTGTGGATCATCAAGGGCAGCGATCATCCAGTGTCGCTCGGTGTGATCCCGATGGGTTCGAATGCTCACCTTGCTGTTGCGCCTGCTCGCCGCGAACTGATTGGTTCCGGTGCGCTGTTCGCTATTAGCCTCGAGCCGCGAGGCGGCTCGCCGACAGGCCAGCCGACCGGACCGGTGGTGGCGTCCGGCGATCTGCATGCGATGTGA
- a CDS encoding fasciclin domain-containing protein: MRKIMSMIAAGAFAATAFTGVAFAENPMVGGAAMYANKNIVQNAVNSKDHTTLVAAVKAAGLVDTLSGKGPFTVFAPTNEAFAALPAGTVETLLKPENKAKLTKILTCHVVAADVMSGALTKMIAKDGGTHPIKTVGGCTLQAKMRGDKITLTDETGGVATVTIPDVKQSNGVIHVIDKVLLPAS, translated from the coding sequence ATGCGCAAGATTATGTCAATGATTGCAGCAGGCGCCTTTGCTGCCACCGCATTTACCGGCGTCGCATTCGCCGAGAATCCGATGGTGGGCGGGGCCGCGATGTATGCCAACAAAAACATCGTCCAGAACGCCGTGAACTCGAAAGACCATACGACGCTGGTGGCGGCGGTGAAGGCCGCCGGCCTCGTCGATACGCTGTCGGGCAAGGGGCCGTTCACCGTGTTCGCGCCCACCAACGAGGCTTTCGCGGCGCTCCCGGCCGGCACGGTCGAAACCCTTCTCAAGCCCGAGAACAAGGCCAAGCTGACCAAGATCCTGACCTGCCATGTGGTCGCGGCCGACGTGATGTCCGGCGCCCTCACCAAGATGATCGCAAAGGACGGTGGGACTCATCCGATCAAAACGGTCGGCGGCTGCACGCTTCAGGCCAAAATGCGGGGCGACAAGATCACGCTGACCGACGAGACCGGCGGCGTGGCGACAGTGACTATCCCTGACGTCAAACAGTCGAATGGCGTTATCCACGTCATCGACAAGGTGCTGCTGCCGGCAAGCTGA
- the parE gene encoding DNA topoisomerase IV subunit B, whose amino-acid sequence MPKHLKPNAKSKPSNDLFAASEAKGRPSARASSRASGAEADYTAADIEVLEGLEPVRRRPGMYIGGTDEKALHHLFAEVIDNSMDEALAGHATFIVVELAADGFLTVTDNGRGIPVDPHPKFPKKSALEVIMCTLHSGGKFDSKVYETSGGLHGVGVSVVNALSSRLEVEVARSQNLYKMTFERGHPRGSLEDLGRISNRRGTTIRFKPDTDIFGPKAAFKPQRLFKMTRSKAYLFGGVEIRWRCAPDLLKGLDDIPPEATFHFPGGLKDYLGAAIHKDTLVHPDIFSGKSGRNGAHGACEWAVAWTADADGFLSSYCNTVPTPDGGTHESGLRSALLRGLKDHAERVGQGKRAASITSEDLMVGAAAMLSVFVREPEFQGQTKDRLATSEASRIVEQAIKDPFDHWLSGNPVQANKLLDFVVERADERLRRRAEKETSRKSAVKKLRLPGKLADCTNTATDGSELFIVEGDSAGGSAKQARDRKTQAVLPLRGKILNVASATRDKVVANAQLADLIQALGCGTGTNYREEDLRYSRVIIMTDADVDGAHIASLLITFFYRQMPRLIDEGHLYLAVPPLYRLTHGSKTVYARDDAHKDQLLKSEFNANAKVDVGRFKGLGEMMPAQLKETTMDPARRTMLRVVLLADDREDTADSVERLMGTKAEARFAFITDKAEFASEDLLDV is encoded by the coding sequence ATGCCCAAACATCTGAAACCAAACGCTAAATCAAAACCGTCCAACGATCTGTTTGCTGCTTCCGAGGCCAAGGGCCGCCCCTCTGCCCGCGCCTCAAGCCGCGCGTCCGGAGCCGAAGCCGATTATACCGCCGCCGACATCGAGGTGTTGGAGGGGCTTGAGCCGGTCCGCCGCCGCCCCGGCATGTACATCGGCGGCACCGACGAGAAGGCGCTGCACCACCTGTTCGCCGAGGTGATCGACAACTCGATGGACGAAGCGCTGGCGGGGCACGCGACTTTCATCGTCGTCGAACTGGCCGCCGACGGCTTCCTCACCGTCACCGATAACGGGCGCGGCATCCCGGTCGATCCGCATCCGAAATTCCCGAAGAAGTCGGCGCTCGAAGTCATCATGTGCACGCTGCATTCGGGCGGCAAGTTCGACTCCAAGGTCTACGAGACCTCGGGCGGCCTGCACGGCGTCGGCGTCTCGGTGGTCAACGCCCTCTCCTCGCGCCTCGAAGTTGAAGTGGCGCGAAGCCAGAACCTCTACAAGATGACCTTCGAGCGCGGCCACCCAAGGGGCAGCCTCGAAGACCTCGGCAGGATCAGTAACCGCCGCGGCACCACCATCCGCTTCAAGCCGGACACCGACATCTTTGGACCCAAGGCCGCGTTCAAACCGCAGCGCCTGTTCAAGATGACGCGCTCGAAAGCGTATCTGTTCGGCGGCGTCGAAATCCGCTGGCGCTGCGCACCGGACCTGCTCAAGGGCCTCGACGACATCCCACCGGAAGCGACCTTCCACTTCCCCGGCGGCCTGAAAGACTATCTCGGCGCCGCGATCCACAAAGACACGCTCGTGCATCCGGACATCTTCTCCGGCAAATCGGGGCGCAACGGCGCGCATGGCGCCTGCGAATGGGCGGTGGCGTGGACGGCGGACGCCGACGGATTCCTGTCGTCCTACTGCAACACGGTGCCGACGCCGGACGGCGGCACCCACGAGTCGGGTCTGCGCAGCGCGCTGCTGCGCGGGCTGAAGGATCACGCCGAACGCGTCGGCCAGGGCAAGCGCGCCGCCTCCATCACGTCCGAGGACCTGATGGTCGGGGCCGCCGCGATGCTCTCGGTGTTCGTGCGCGAGCCCGAATTCCAGGGCCAGACCAAGGACCGCCTCGCCACCTCTGAGGCCTCGCGGATCGTCGAGCAGGCGATCAAGGACCCGTTCGATCACTGGCTGTCCGGCAATCCGGTGCAGGCCAACAAGCTGCTCGATTTCGTGGTCGAGCGCGCCGACGAGCGGCTGCGCCGCCGCGCCGAGAAGGAAACCTCACGCAAGAGCGCGGTGAAGAAGCTGCGCCTGCCCGGCAAGCTCGCCGATTGCACCAACACCGCGACCGACGGCTCCGAACTGTTCATCGTCGAGGGCGACTCGGCCGGCGGCAGCGCCAAGCAGGCGCGCGACCGCAAGACGCAGGCCGTGCTCCCGTTACGCGGCAAAATCCTCAACGTGGCATCGGCGACCAGGGACAAGGTCGTCGCCAACGCCCAGTTGGCCGACCTGATCCAGGCGCTCGGCTGCGGCACCGGCACCAACTATCGCGAGGAGGATCTGCGCTATTCGCGCGTCATCATCATGACCGACGCCGACGTCGACGGCGCTCACATCGCCTCGCTGCTGATTACGTTCTTCTACCGGCAGATGCCGCGCCTGATCGACGAGGGACATCTGTATCTCGCGGTGCCTCCGCTCTATCGCCTCACCCACGGCAGCAAGACGGTCTACGCCCGCGACGACGCCCACAAGGACCAGTTGCTCAAGAGCGAATTCAACGCCAACGCCAAGGTCGATGTCGGCCGCTTCAAGGGCCTCGGCGAGATGATGCCGGCGCAGCTCAAGGAAACCACCATGGACCCGGCGAGGCGCACCATGCTGCGCGTGGTGCTGCTGGCGGACGATCGCGAGGACACCGCCGATTCCGTCGAGCGTCTGATGGGCACCAAAGCGGAGGCGCGCTTCGCCTTCATTACAGACAAGGCCGAATTCGCCAGCGAGGATTTGCTGGACGTGTAA
- a CDS encoding DedA family protein: MEEVGRGLVDFVRDHQVWAAPVVLLLAFGESIAFISLLVPAWSALIAIGALIGVSGISFWPVWIAGAVGAALGDWLSYWFGYRFKDRVADMWPLSRYSDLLPRGQAFVQRWGIPSIYIGRFFGPLRATVPLAAGIFAMPYWRFQLANWISALIWSAVLLMFGDVISRIVEWVWRAV; the protein is encoded by the coding sequence ATGGAAGAGGTCGGACGCGGCCTGGTCGACTTCGTGCGCGATCATCAGGTCTGGGCCGCCCCGGTCGTGCTGCTGCTTGCCTTCGGCGAGTCGATCGCCTTCATCTCGCTGCTGGTCCCGGCCTGGAGCGCCTTGATCGCGATCGGCGCGCTGATCGGTGTGAGCGGCATCAGCTTCTGGCCGGTCTGGATCGCCGGCGCGGTCGGCGCGGCGCTCGGCGATTGGCTGTCCTACTGGTTCGGCTACCGCTTCAAGGATCGCGTCGCCGACATGTGGCCGTTGTCGCGCTACTCCGACCTGCTGCCGCGCGGTCAGGCCTTCGTGCAGAGATGGGGCATCCCGTCGATTTACATCGGGCGGTTTTTCGGACCGCTGCGCGCCACGGTGCCGCTCGCCGCTGGAATTTTTGCAATGCCTTACTGGCGTTTTCAGCTCGCCAACTGGATTTCGGCGCTGATCTGGTCGGCCGTGCTGCTGATGTTCGGCGACGTGATCTCGCGGATCGTCGAATGGGTCTGGCGCGCGGTTTGA
- the argC gene encoding N-acetyl-gamma-glutamyl-phosphate reductase, translating into MTLADTRAKSPASSGKTAARPTVFVDGASGTTGLEIRQRLDRQGDVTVKSLGDDKRKDPAAKRALMAEVDLVILCLPDDAAKETVALIDGMGTNAPKVLDASTAFRVAPDWTYGFPELTPDQADTIKAARKVANPGCYPTGSIALLRPLIDAGLIPPDYPVTINAVSGYSGGGKSMIESFEKGTAPAFELYGLGFEHKHLPETQKYASLTRRPIFAPSVGDYRQGMLVSIPLHLDTLPGKPDGATLHAALEKRYAGSTYVSVMPLDNAATGGRIEPEALNGSNRLELHVFASDKHRQAVLVARLDNLGKGASGAAVQNMRLMLGLPDTGLD; encoded by the coding sequence ATGACTCTCGCAGACACCAGGGCGAAAAGTCCCGCCTCGAGCGGCAAGACCGCTGCCAGGCCGACGGTGTTCGTCGATGGCGCGTCGGGAACCACCGGCCTCGAAATCCGCCAACGGCTCGACCGGCAGGGCGATGTCACTGTCAAAAGCCTCGGTGACGACAAGCGAAAGGACCCGGCCGCCAAGCGCGCGCTGATGGCGGAGGTCGATCTCGTGATCCTCTGCCTGCCCGACGACGCGGCGAAGGAGACCGTCGCATTGATCGACGGCATGGGTACGAACGCGCCGAAAGTGCTGGACGCCTCGACGGCGTTTCGTGTCGCGCCGGACTGGACCTACGGCTTTCCGGAACTGACGCCGGATCAGGCGGACACGATCAAGGCGGCGCGCAAGGTCGCGAACCCCGGCTGCTATCCGACCGGATCAATTGCGTTGCTGCGGCCGTTGATCGACGCCGGTTTGATCCCGCCGGATTACCCCGTCACCATCAATGCGGTGAGCGGCTATTCCGGCGGCGGCAAGTCCATGATCGAGAGTTTCGAGAAGGGAACGGCGCCCGCGTTCGAACTGTATGGTCTCGGCTTCGAGCACAAGCATCTGCCGGAAACGCAGAAGTACGCGAGCCTGACGCGGCGGCCGATTTTTGCACCATCGGTCGGCGACTACCGGCAGGGTATGCTGGTGTCGATACCGCTGCATCTCGATACGCTGCCCGGAAAGCCCGACGGCGCGACACTTCATGCGGCGCTGGAGAAGCGTTATGCGGGCAGCACCTATGTTTCGGTGATGCCGCTGGACAACGCCGCGACGGGCGGACGGATCGAGCCGGAGGCGTTGAACGGCAGCAACAGGCTCGAACTTCATGTCTTCGCCAGCGACAAGCACCGGCAGGCCGTTCTGGTCGCGCGGCTCGACAATCTGGGCAAGGGCGCGTCCGGCGCGGCCGTGCAGAACATGCGGCTGATGCTCGGACTGCCGGATACGGGGCTGGACTGA
- a CDS encoding MAPEG family protein → MTRELFWLTCTVILTGLLWVPYVLNRAQVRGLGGAMANPSRNDKPHAEWANRLMFAHDNAVENLVIFAPLVLILNAIDYSSKWTVLACAVYFWARLAHLIVYTMGLPVFRTLAFTVGFLAQAVLALAIFKVF, encoded by the coding sequence ATGACCCGTGAATTGTTCTGGCTGACATGCACGGTTATCCTGACCGGGTTGCTGTGGGTTCCCTACGTGCTCAATCGCGCCCAGGTCCGCGGCCTTGGCGGCGCGATGGCAAATCCTTCGCGCAACGACAAGCCCCATGCCGAATGGGCCAACCGGCTGATGTTCGCGCACGACAATGCGGTCGAAAATCTCGTGATCTTCGCGCCGCTGGTGCTGATCCTCAACGCGATCGACTATTCCAGCAAATGGACGGTGCTCGCCTGCGCGGTCTATTTCTGGGCCCGCCTCGCGCATCTCATCGTCTATACCATGGGCCTGCCGGTATTCCGCACGCTCGCCTTCACCGTCGGCTTCCTCGCGCAGGCCGTGCTGGCGCTGGCAATCTTCAAGGTGTTTTAA
- a CDS encoding PHA/PHB synthase family protein: MSELPVGTKPAARFDPDTFAMNLANAMESGGRALAAYLKQREGGEAHDNPPNEFAELIKTISTVAEYWLSDQTRAVELQTNLGKAYLDLWGYAARRLSGEETEPAIEPGPRDKRFTDPEWRSNQFFDFVMQAYLLTTKWANELVRDADGLDPHTRRKAEFYVAQLTNAIAPSNFVMTNPEVLRETFAQNAGNLARGMKMLVEDIEAGNGVLRIRQSDSGNLAVGVNMATTPGKVIYQNELMQLIQYSPATENVLRAPLLIVPPWINKFYILDLRPEKSYIKWCVDQGITVFVISWVNPDSRLGEKTFEDYMKEGPLAAMDAIERATGETKVHTAGYCVGGTLLATTLAWLADKRRARVTSATFFAAQVDFTHAGDLLVFVDEDQVSALERDMKQVGVLEGSKMAMAFNMLRSNDLIWSYVVSNYLKGKTPPAFDLLHWNSDATRMPAANHSYYLRNCYLENRLSTGSMVLDNTLLDLSKIKVPIYNLATRDDHIAPAESVLYGSRFFGGPVRYVLSASGHIAGVINPPSLGKYQYWTNDAIGDTTLAEWMKGAQEHKGSWWPDWQAWLRNIDAEEVAAREVGSVALPPIEDAPGSYVRVRA; this comes from the coding sequence ATGAGCGAGTTACCCGTCGGGACCAAGCCCGCGGCCCGGTTCGATCCCGATACCTTCGCGATGAATCTCGCGAATGCGATGGAGAGCGGCGGCAGGGCGCTGGCCGCCTACCTTAAACAGCGTGAAGGTGGCGAGGCGCACGACAACCCGCCGAACGAGTTCGCCGAGTTGATCAAGACCATCAGCACGGTCGCCGAATACTGGCTGTCGGACCAGACCCGCGCGGTCGAATTGCAGACCAATCTCGGCAAGGCCTATCTGGACCTCTGGGGCTACGCGGCGCGTCGCCTCTCCGGCGAGGAGACCGAGCCCGCCATTGAACCGGGGCCCCGCGACAAACGTTTCACCGATCCGGAATGGCGGTCGAACCAGTTCTTCGATTTTGTGATGCAGGCGTATCTGCTGACGACCAAATGGGCGAACGAGCTGGTGCGCGACGCCGACGGCCTCGATCCGCACACCCGCAGGAAGGCCGAGTTCTATGTCGCGCAACTCACCAACGCGATCGCGCCGTCGAATTTCGTGATGACCAATCCGGAGGTGCTGCGCGAAACCTTCGCCCAGAACGCCGGCAATCTCGCGCGCGGCATGAAGATGCTGGTGGAGGACATCGAGGCCGGCAACGGCGTGCTGCGCATCCGCCAGTCCGACTCCGGCAATCTCGCGGTCGGCGTCAACATGGCGACGACGCCCGGAAAGGTGATCTACCAGAACGAGTTGATGCAACTGATCCAGTATTCGCCGGCAACCGAGAACGTGCTGCGCGCGCCGCTGCTGATCGTGCCGCCGTGGATCAACAAGTTCTACATCCTCGATCTCAGGCCGGAGAAATCCTACATCAAGTGGTGCGTCGATCAGGGCATCACGGTGTTTGTGATCTCCTGGGTCAACCCCGACAGTCGGCTCGGGGAAAAGACCTTCGAGGACTACATGAAGGAAGGTCCGCTGGCCGCGATGGACGCGATCGAGAGGGCGACCGGCGAGACCAAGGTGCATACCGCCGGCTATTGCGTCGGCGGCACCCTGCTCGCGACCACGCTGGCGTGGCTTGCGGACAAGCGGCGGGCGCGCGTGACATCGGCGACGTTCTTCGCCGCACAGGTCGATTTCACCCACGCCGGCGATCTGCTGGTCTTCGTGGACGAGGACCAGGTTTCCGCGCTCGAACGCGACATGAAGCAGGTTGGCGTGCTGGAAGGCAGCAAGATGGCGATGGCCTTCAACATGCTGCGCTCAAACGACCTGATCTGGTCCTATGTCGTCAGCAACTATCTCAAGGGCAAGACGCCGCCCGCCTTCGATCTGCTGCACTGGAATTCGGATGCGACGCGGATGCCCGCGGCCAACCATTCCTATTACCTTCGCAACTGCTACCTCGAAAACCGCCTCTCCACCGGCTCGATGGTGCTCGACAACACCCTGCTCGATCTCTCGAAGATCAAGGTGCCGATCTACAATCTCGCCACCCGCGACGATCACATCGCGCCGGCGGAATCGGTGCTGTACGGCTCGCGATTCTTCGGCGGCCCGGTGCGCTACGTGCTGTCCGCATCCGGGCACATCGCCGGCGTGATCAATCCGCCGTCGCTCGGCAAATACCAGTACTGGACCAACGACGCCATCGGCGACACCACGCTTGCCGAGTGGATGAAGGGCGCACAGGAACATAAGGGTTCGTGGTGGCCGGACTGGCAAGCATGGCTGCGAAACATCGACGCCGAGGAAGTCGCGGCCCGCGAGGTCGGCAGCGTCGCGCTGCCGCCGATCGAGGACGCACCAGGCAGCTACGTCCGCGTGCGCGCCTGA